Within Triticum dicoccoides isolate Atlit2015 ecotype Zavitan chromosome 1B, WEW_v2.0, whole genome shotgun sequence, the genomic segment ATTTGCTCTCCAAATAGTTTTGTATTTTCCTGTGACATTGGTAGATGATCAGCTGCCTGGCATGATTGCCTTGATATTTTAGCAAAATCATCATCTTTTGGTCTCAAATTAGTTCTATATTTCGCTGTGCCATTGGTAGATGACCAGTTGCCTAGCATGAAATGAATTCCTTGATATTTTGGTAGAAATCGACGCATTTTGGTCTCCAGCTAGTTTTATATTTTGCCGTGCAAGATATAAGGTGTGTTTCGCTGTATGTAGATCGCATCTCTGGTCAAGATTGTTGTTTAGTCATCAATTCTCAATGCCGCCTCTGCCTGGCAACTGATCATCTTCCATCTAGATTCTTTATCGCATCTCCGGTAAAATCAGCATcttttttttttttcatttccaacTAGATTCTTGCTCTGATTGGTGGAGGCCCTCCATGGTTCTCCATACTATCATCTTCTCCCTCCATCCCAAAGCAAGTTGTatcaagttgagacacttattttgggacggagggagtattatatgcaGGAATGCACCGGCATCCTTAAAACAGGCATCTTTTTTATTGCCTAGCATGAGTGCCTTGATATTTTGGTAAAACATTGGCATCGTTTGGTTTCCACCTAGTTTTGCACGTATTTTGTTGTGCCATTGGTAGATGATCAACTGCCTAAGCATGAATCTGGTGATATCTTGGTAAAAATCTACATCTTTTGGTCTCCAAATAGTTTTGTACATCTTTTGATCAACTGACTAGCATGAATGCCTTGGTATTTTGGCAAAATCGCCATCCTTTTGGTCTCCATCTAGTTTTATAATTTTCTGTGCCATCGGCAGATGATCAAATGCGTAGCATGAGTGCCATGATGCTTTTGTAGAAAGCAACATCTTTTGGTCTCCAACTAGTTTTATAttgcctccgtcccaaaattctcgtcttagatttgtctagatacggatgtttcTAGTtttatctaacactaaaacgtgaCTAGGCAAATctaagatacatccatatctagataaatctaagacgggaattttgggacggagggagtattttcttgTACCATTGGGGCAGATGATCAACTGCCTAGCATGAATGCCTCGATATTTTGGCAGAAACAGACAACTTTTGGTCTCCAACTGGTTTTAGATAAGGTGTGTTTGCTGTATGTAGATCACATATCTTGTCAAGATTGTTTGTTTAGTCATCTGTTCTCAATGCTGCTTCTGCCTAGCAACTTCTATGTCGGTAAAGTCGGCATCCTCCATTAGCAGATGATGAACCGTCTAGCAACTATGAATGATCAATGGACAGTAAAACTGAATTCCTTTTTTGCGTAGAATTAGATTGATATATGCTGTACGGTAGACCATGTCTCTTGTCAAGGCTGTTGTTTAGTCACCAATTCTGAACGCTGATTCTGTGTTCCCAGCATCCCGCACCCGCCTGTTCCTTGAAGGAAGGATACCGTGGGTCGcaaatccagcagaagaaagaggaGCTGTACGCGGCTTCCCAGCTAGACAGGTATGTTCTCAAAGACTCTGTGCACACAAGTCAAGCCCAGGCCGCATGACACTTGATGATGGTACAATATCAATCATACGTAGACATAGATATTTGTTCTGTTTTTCCTCTGCTACAGGAGTTGCTATATATGTTCCTTACCATCTCATCCCACCTAACCTGCAGGCGCCCAATAACTACAGCCAAGAAGGTGACCGAGTGGACTGCGacagcgtttgttcttgttgctggTGCGGTCACTCTGGGTGGCCTAGCTACTGCTGAGGGAGTGCACAAGCAAGATGAAAGTGATGAAAGGCGTTGCCAATGTCGTCCGTGGCTATGCGCCGAGTGCGAGCAGAGTCAGAGTCTTAGGTGTACAAATGCCTGAGAGTGTGGCCAAGCAAGTGGATCGGCGCCGAATCAAAAGGAAACTGCAGAAGCGAGTGGAGTGAACGAAATGCATCTTGTTCTATTCCAGCACTATATTATGCGTGTCTCCTGAAAGTTATGTCTATGACTTGCAGTCTACTGTGGAACTTTAGCATTATAACTGGATGATCTGTGATCGCATTGTAAGATATTTGTCATGTCGTTGACATGGTATGTTATGTACTTCCCATTTGAGCAAATTCTATGAAGATGAGGCTGCGTTTTTATAGGCGAGAACAGCGTCCAGACCTGCTCGGGTTGGGCTGCTGCTGCATCTgttttgagtaagttgtatgaaaaTGAGTCTTATGCATTGTTATCGGGGAGAGCAGCTTAAGGATGTCAGCTAAATTTCTGTCTTTAGCTGTCGAAGTCAGACTCTCTCGTGATAAGTGTGTGGAACCATAGGAGGTAACTGATGCAGCTATAGGCTAGAAGAGTGTGGAAACAAACTTCATGGGAGAAAGAACCTCAGATATGTGTTGCAGCGCTGTGGTTAGGTCTTTTAGGATTAagaattttgttccccagcaactaTTCTATAGTGGTGGATCTAGTTTCATGTTATGCAATGCAGGTGGTCTTTGAACTGTCATTGATCGCATTAATTTATGACTGATGATGATTTTTGTTAACAAACATGATTGACCATGGCCAGAAATCTCTTATAGGAAGTGACATGATGGACGAGCTACAACACTCAACGTGTTACCAGGAGAACAATATTGAGACACTGTGCGGAGAGAGGCAAATGGTTTGGGACAAAACCACCAATACtcatatttttttttaaaaaaaacaccaGGTTTTGGCAGGCTATATAACAAACAATCAAAAGGCAGCCTTCAACAAATAACACCGATTGTCCGCACACTAAAAAAACACCGATAATTATGAGTATAAATTTTCCTCAATACTGTCCAAAAATTGCAGAACTTTATTCGTGTGATCCAGCAACAATGGACAAGGACTAGCTCCATCTCTTAAGAACACTTGTCAGGGTTTTAAATTTTTCACTCAGAATTTTAGCCGGGTCAGATGAGCTAGTATTCATTTGCCACGCAGCCTGAACCACTTGTTTAAAACCCGGATGAGAAATCCAAAAATTCTCAA encodes:
- the LOC119349855 gene encoding uncharacterized protein LOC119349855; the encoded protein is MAAAAATRILRPAVLPGERLRRLVHTEQHPAPACSLKEGYRGSQIQQKKEELYAASQLDRRPITTAKKVTEWTATAFVLVAGAVTLGGLATAEGVHKQDESDERRCQCRPWLCAECEQSQSLRCTNA